The Streptomyces sp. ALI-76-A nucleotide sequence CGGCGTACCGGGAGTCCGTCACCGGGTCGCCTCCCACTTCTGCTGGAGGTGGTTCATGTTCGTCAGCCAGCGGTCGGGGTCGGCGGCCCTGGCCCGGTAGTACCCGGCGACCTCGGGGTGCGGCAGGATCAGGAACCGGTCCTCCTCGATGCCCTCGAACAAGGCGTCCGCGACCTCCTCGGGGGTGATCGCGGTCGGCTGGAGGACCAGGTCACCGGCGCTGCCGGTGGCGGCCAGCATGTCGGTGCGCACGCCCTGCGGACAGATGGCGTGGACCTTCAGTCCGCGGTGCCGGTACGTCAGCGACAGCCACTCGGCGAAGGCGTACGCCCCGTGCTTGGTGACCGCGTAGGGCGCGGCGCCGATCATGGTCAGCAGCCCCGCGGCCGAGACGGTGGAGACGAAGCGTCCGCTGCCGCGCTCCAGCCAGTCCGGGAGCAGCGTGTGGACCGCGCGGACGTGGGCCATGACGTTCACGTCCCAGGAGGCCGCCCAGGGCTGCTCGTCGAACGCCTGGCCCGGCTCCCCGGCCTCGAAGGCGACGCCCGCGTTGGCGCAGTACACGTCGACGGTCCCGCCGAGCGCGTCCCGGGCGTCGGCGACGATCGCGGAGGCGTCCCCCGCGACGGCGATCCCGCCGATCTCCTCGGCCACGGCCTTGGCCCGGCCGGCGTCCAGGTCGTTCACCACGACGCGGGCCCCCTCGGCGGCGAACCGACGGGCGAGCGCGGCCCCGATCCCACCCCCCGCTCCGGTGACGACCACTCCCGCATCCTGCACGGCTCCCACCATCGGTCTCCTTCGACGCGACGCGAATCGGCTCTGCCCCCGCAAGCGGCCAGACTAACCGGTCGGTATGTAGGACGGAAGGGGCCGCCGCGACCGCGTGGGGGGCGCGGGGAAGCACGGCCGGCGCGCTGCTTCCGCCCCACGGGTGAAGCCCTTAGCCTGCACCTCATGCGCCTATCCAGACGAGCCCTGCTCGCAGCGACCACGGCAGCGACCTCACTCACCGCGGCGGCCCCCGCTGCCGCGGCCCGCCGCGGACGGACCGGCTTCGAGAACCTGGCCGCCACCGGCTATGCCGCCCTGCGCGGCCAACGCGCCGGCATCGTCACCAACCCCACCGGCGTCACCCGCGACGTCCGCCACATCGTCGACGTCATGCACGCCGACGACCGCGTGGACCTGACCGCCGTCTTCGGCCCCGAGCACGGCTTCCGCGGCACCGCCCAGGCGGGCGGCTCCGAGGGCCGCTACGACGACCCGGCGACCGGCCTGCCCGTCTACGACACGTACCTCAAGAGCGGCCAGGCCCTCGCCGACGTCTTCACCGCGTCCGGCGTGGACACCGTCGTCTTCGACATCCAGGACGTGGGCGCGCGCTTCTACACGTACATCTGGACCCTGTTCGACTGCATGGAGGCGGCGCGGCTCGCGGGCAAGCGGTTCCTCGTCCTGGACCGGCCGAACCCGGTGACCGGGCGCGCGGCCCTCGGGCCGGTGCTGCACAAGGAGTTCGCGACCTTCGTCGGCCGGCAGCCGATCGCGCAGGCGCACGGGATGACCGTCGCGGAGCTGGCGCGGCTGTTCAACGGGGAGTTCCTGACCGCGCCGGTGGAGCTGGACACCGTGCTGATGACCGGGTGGCGGCGGTCGCAGTGGTACGACGCCTGGGGGCTGCCCTGGGTACCGCCGAGCCCCAACATGCCGACGCCCGAGACGGCGCTGGTGTACGCGGGGACGTGTCTCTTCGAGGGGACGAACCTGTCGGAGGGGCGCGGGACGACCCGGCCCTTCGAACTGCTCGGCGCGGAGGGCGTCGACGGCCGGTGGGCCGCGGCGGCGAACGGACTCGGGCTGCCGGGCGCGCACTTCAGGGAGGCGTACTTCGCGCCCACCTTCTCCAAGTTCCAGGGGAAGACGATCGGGGGTGTGCAGGTCCATGTGCACGACCGGGACGCCTACGACCCCGTGCGCACCGGGATCGCGCTCCTGGTGACCGCCAGGCGGGTGTGGAGCGGCTTCGCCTGGCGTGCGGACCACTGGATCGACAAGCTCACCGGGTCGACGCTGGTGCGCACGATGATCGACGCGGGCGCGGACACCGACGAGGTGGTGGCGGGCTGGGAGCGGGAGCTGGCGGCGTTCCGCAGGGTGCGCGGGACGTACCTGCTGTACCGCTGAACCCGTGACGCACCCGGATGAGTCATGACGCATGGCCGACTCGGCCCCGCCGGCGGGACGATGCGCGCACGACACGGCGCTGTCGACGACGTACCCGCCGGCCTCGCGGACGGCGGGCGACGCCCGGAGTCTGCGGGCCGGCCCGGGCGAGGACGCGGCGGGCTTCGGCGTCGGGCGGACCTTGGGCGCCGAGTGGGGGCCCTGGGGTACGGCGGGGTGCGGGCGGTGCCCGGCACGAGGTCCCTCACGCTCGCCGAGGCCCTGCGGACGAAGCTGCCGGTGTCGGGCTGCGTGAACGCCGACGCCGCCGCGTGCGTCAGGCGGGGCGGACCGCCCGCCGGCGCGCACAACGACATCGCGCACCGGGAGCCGGTCCAGGTGGTGCCGGCGGCGGGCCGCGTCCGCTGACCCGCCGCCAGGCGTGCCCTACCGGTGCGTGGTGAACTCCACGACCTGCTGGAACGTCGGCCGGTTCTGCCAGCTGATGCCGGCGTGCTTGATGCCGCCCAGGGTGCGCTGGACGATCGAGTCGGCGCACCACTGGTCGCCCGCCGCGCACAGCTCGTCGCCGGGATAGACCTGGGCCGACGTCCGCCCGGCCGCCTCCTTCAGCGTGCCGATCAGAACGTCCCGGCAGGCGCCGAGGCCGCCGCCGCCGCAGTACTTCCGGGCGAGCGGACCCCGCACCGGCTCCCCGAGCACCGCCCGGACGTCCTTGTCGACATAGCTCCACCAGCCGTACTGGAAGGCGCTTCCGGCGTGCGCGCCGGTCGGACCGTGCGCGGCCGACGGGGTCTCGTCGACGGGCAGGTTGCGGGTGAAGGCGGTGTACAGGTCACTGCCCAGGCCCGGTTCGAAGGTGGCCTTCACCAGCAGCGGCCACCACGCGTCGAGGACGCGGATCGCGTCGGCGTCGGCGTACGTCCGCGAACCGGCCGTCGTCTCGGTGCGTTTGGCTCCGGCCCGCACCCACGCCTTGAGTCTGCTCACCGCCGCGGCGGCCGTGGCGTCGGTCACCGGCGCGCTCTCGATCACCTTCAGCAGGTCCGGCAGCACGTCCTCGGCCCGCAGGTCGGCCAGTCCGGCGTCGGCCATCGCCTTCACCAGCGAGGCCCGGGTGACCCCGCCCGCGGCGACCAGCCGCCTCACCCGGTCGTCGAGCAGGTTGCCGCGGTGGACCGACCCGTCGCCCCAGGAGGCGGTCGAGTAGTCCTTGGCCTGCTTGTTGTTCCAGCTGATGTAGAAGTCCTGGTCCATGGAGTTCGGGTGCTCCGACGGGGGTGTGTACCGCGCCGTGTTGGCGGCCGGGTCCCAACTCGTGGGCCGGCCGCGCCCACACCGGGAACTCGGCGTCGACGCCGGTGGCCCGTACCGGGTTGTCGCCGCTGTTGTAGTACGCGGTGTGCTCGGAGTCGGCGTAGAACCAGTTGAAGGTGTAGTTGATGTGCTGCACCGCCCGCTGGAAGTCCTGCGGGCCCTTCACGTAGTCCGGGTCGTTCAGCATCTGGAAGCCGATGATCGAGTCGGCCTCGTGCAGGAAGGACGAGCGCAGGGTGGTGTAGGCGACCTTCTTGCCGCCGACCGTCGCCCGGTGGGCGACAGGGCCGTACTTGGTGCGCCAGACGCGCATGGTGTACGAGCCGGCCGCGGTGCCGTCGGCCGTGGTCGGCTTCCAGGCGTTCTTCCGCTCGACCTTCTCCATGGGCGTGCACACACCCCGGTACAGGTAGTGGTGGTCGTCCTGGCAGAGTTCGACGGCGTACGTGTCGATGATGTCCTGGCCGGAGGTCGTCGCGCTCCAGGCGTAGTCCTGGCCACGGCCGAGTTCGACGTACATGCTCAGACCCGCGAAGGAGGCGCCGCGGGCGCTGAGGCCGGGGCCCTGGATCTCCTGGAGCATCAGCAACTGCGGTGCGAAGTAGCCGGTCTGCGGGCCGAAGACGGCGATCGGGTGCCCGCTCGCGGTGTGCTCGCCGCTCACCACGAGGGCGTTGGACATGCCCCGCCTGGCGGAGGTGACGGCCGTCCGCGCCGCCGCCGCGGACGCGCCGCCGGCGCTCGCCGTGGCCGCGCTGCCGGTACGGTCGTGGACCAGTTGCTCCTCGGTCACCGAACCGGCGTCGGGCAGGGCCCCGCCCTGCGCGTCGGCGGGTCTGGACGCGTACGGGAAGCTGCCGTCGTGGACGGTGAGGACCGCCTCGGGATCGTTGCGCTCGCGGAACGACTCCCAGACCTCGGTGCCCTCGGCCACCCCGTACTTCTGCTGCGCGGCCAGCAGCGACAGCGCGTTGGCGACCTCGCCGCCGCCCCCGGAGCCGAACAGCGCGCCGATCACGGAGGCCAGCGCGACCAGGTCGGTGGGCTTGAAGCGGGCGATCGTGCCGGCGTTGGTGACGGAGTCCTTGTGGCCGGTCAGGACGTACTCGCCGGGGAAGTAACGGCCACTGTCGGCGGCGTCGATGTAGGCGTTGATGCCGGCGACGTACGCGTTGACGTCGGCGAGGGCCTGCCGGCCCCGGTCTCCGGCCGCGGCCACCGCGGTGTCGATCTGCGCCTGGAGTTCGGCCTCGGTGTACGGCGCGTGGCGCCAGAACTCCTGCTCCAGGCCCTGGTTGGACGGGTCGCCGCCCGCGAAGGAGGTCAGCTGGCCGCGGCCGACGTGACGGAAGACGTCCATGAGCCACAGCCGGTCCTCGGCCGCCGCGTAGCCCGCTCCGAACTCCGTGCCGTATCTGGTGGTACCGGTGATGTGCGGTACGCCCGTCTTCTTGTCGCGGACGATCGTCACGTCGGTGCGACCGGCGGGCTTGACCGTGGAGGCGACTTGATCGGCGGGCACCCCGAAGGACGCGTCGTTGAAGAAGGTGTTGACCGTGGCGTCGGTCAGCGCCGGGTAGCCCTTGGCCAGGGCGGCGTACGGGCCGAGCTGGTCCGCGGCGTGGGCGGGCTGGGTGCCGAATGCCTGGTTGAGCAGGATCTGCGCGAGGGTGGCGTTGCCGTTCTGGCCGGGCGGCAGGATGTCGGAGCACTGGCCGCCGCAGTGGTCGTCCACCGCCGCGGCCTTCTCCTTCACCGCTGTCTCCGTCGCCTTCACCGCTGTCTCCGTCGCCGCCGCGGGAGAGAGCGGGGAAAGAAGAGCGGAAATCAGGACGCATACGAAGGCGCTCTTCAGGAACCCGGGGGATCCGCCGGGAGTTCTGAGTCTGTCGAGGACGGTGCGTGGGGTGCGCCGTGACATAGAAACTCCTACCGACGGGGGCGGGCTGGGCGTTACCGCCGGTATCCCCGTAATTGAAGATGAACATGCGTCACTTTTTGGAGTCGCCACGATGTTGTCGCGCAGAACCCCGATCGGCTCGCGGAGGTCAACCGCGGCCTGCTTATGGGAGGCCATCGGAAATCGGATGGAGCCGAATCGCTTGTCGATACGTCTATTCGGCGACGTCCATGCGACGACGCCGAAGTGACCGAAGTGCAGGTGCAGGTGTGACGGAGGTGCAGGGCGATGGCCGGTTTCCGGAGTCTGGCGAGACAGGTGCGCGATCCACGGTGTGATCTGGCGCTACGGCGTTACTCGCTCCGCAAGTGCCTTGAACGGTTCGCCCCTTACGGACACAGGGCGACCTGGGACCATTTGTGCTCCCGGGCCGGGTTCGGCCCGGAGGACCGCTCCCCCGACCCAGCGCGGCTCGTGGCCGCACTGGAGGAACTGGAGGAGGCGCGTTCGGTCTGGCTGGCCTACGAGGTGGAGTTCGCCGAGCGGCGCAAGAAGGAGAAGCACGACGGGCTGCGCAGGCCGGGCAGCGTGGACGACTGGCACCGGCTGACCTGGGGCGGTTTCGGGGTCGCCTGGTGCGACGACCCACGGGTCCATCCCGATGAACCGCTCGCGGAGGTACTGCGCCGGCTCATCTCCGCACTGGAGCGGGAACCGGGCGCGGAATGCCCGGTGTGCGGCGGGGAGCGCCTCGTCTGGAAGTACGAACTGGACCACGAGCCCTCGACGGGCCCGGTCTGCGTGGACTGCGGCATTCTCGTACCGCGGCCCGTGCTCACGCCCGAGGCACTGGCGGACGCCAGGCGCGGACGGCTGCTGATCTCGGCCTGACCGGGCGGACCTGGGAACCGTGCATGGCGGGGGTGCGCCGGGGATGCCGCACCCCCCACTTCAACCGTGGTGCCGTGGTGGCGAGTCGGCGACGTGCCCAGTCGGCGGGCCGAGTTGGTGGGCCGGCGGCGTGCCGAGTCGGTGGGCCGGCCAGTCGGCGGGGTGCCGAGTCGCCGGGCGTCCGTGCCCGGTCGGTCGTCCGCGCCGGGCGTCGCCCGTCGGCGGGGTCCTCGGGACGGCGCGCCTTGTCGGTGGCGCCTGGCACCATCGAGACATGGTGCAGGTGTGTCTCAACGGGCCCCGGGGGGCCGCCGACGGCGCGATGGTGCCGCTCACG carries:
- a CDS encoding DUF1343 domain-containing protein; translation: MRLSRRALLAATTAATSLTAAAPAAAARRGRTGFENLAATGYAALRGQRAGIVTNPTGVTRDVRHIVDVMHADDRVDLTAVFGPEHGFRGTAQAGGSEGRYDDPATGLPVYDTYLKSGQALADVFTASGVDTVVFDIQDVGARFYTYIWTLFDCMEAARLAGKRFLVLDRPNPVTGRAALGPVLHKEFATFVGRQPIAQAHGMTVAELARLFNGEFLTAPVELDTVLMTGWRRSQWYDAWGLPWVPPSPNMPTPETALVYAGTCLFEGTNLSEGRGTTRPFELLGAEGVDGRWAAAANGLGLPGAHFREAYFAPTFSKFQGKTIGGVQVHVHDRDAYDPVRTGIALLVTARRVWSGFAWRADHWIDKLTGSTLVRTMIDAGADTDEVVAGWERELAAFRRVRGTYLLYR
- a CDS encoding SDR family oxidoreductase, translated to MVGAVQDAGVVVTGAGGGIGAALARRFAAEGARVVVNDLDAGRAKAVAEEIGGIAVAGDASAIVADARDALGGTVDVYCANAGVAFEAGEPGQAFDEQPWAASWDVNVMAHVRAVHTLLPDWLERGSGRFVSTVSAAGLLTMIGAAPYAVTKHGAYAFAEWLSLTYRHRGLKVHAICPQGVRTDMLAATGSAGDLVLQPTAITPEEVADALFEGIEEDRFLILPHPEVAGYYRARAADPDRWLTNMNHLQQKWEATR